In Nitrospira sp., a genomic segment contains:
- a CDS encoding zinc ribbon domain-containing protein, whose amino-acid sequence MPMYEYRCRQCGTRTTRLVLSVSAMPQQTCAHCQSADLERLLSRFASPKSEEARLEALSDPSHLSGLDENDPASMERFMKKMGEEMGEDLGDDLGAAMEGDASSAAGMDLTD is encoded by the coding sequence ATGCCGATGTACGAATATCGTTGCCGACAATGCGGAACACGCACCACGCGATTGGTGTTGAGCGTGAGCGCTATGCCACAACAAACCTGTGCCCATTGCCAGAGTGCCGACCTGGAGCGGCTCCTGTCCAGATTCGCCTCGCCGAAATCAGAGGAAGCCCGACTTGAGGCCCTCTCTGACCCGAGTCACCTCAGCGGGCTTGACGAAAACGATCCCGCGAGCATGGAGCGATTCATGAAAAAGATGGGGGAGGAAATGGGCGAAGACCTGGGTGATGATTTGGGCGCGGCAATGGAAGGGGACGCCTCATCCGCTGCCGGTATGGACCTGACCGACTGA
- a CDS encoding RusA family crossover junction endodeoxyribonuclease: MVVRKRSTHNRPPSDPPAPIHADLRIACDSIALTLPIPPSVNHQYATVQGRRLLSAKGRAFKAFVGQHILVALAQSPHRATLRHNLQQASLSLSIRFFFASALRRDTDGGLKIAQDALCEGLGLNDNRVIETHLYKYQDRDNPRMEVLLAVAPHRPDTSLDSSLITAAPATHSPSSSAPDQAH; the protein is encoded by the coding sequence GTGGTGGTCAGGAAGCGCTCGACTCACAACCGCCCTCCGTCCGATCCCCCGGCTCCAATTCACGCCGATCTCAGAATTGCCTGCGATTCGATCGCCCTCACGTTACCGATTCCTCCGAGCGTCAACCACCAGTATGCTACCGTACAGGGCCGCCGGCTGCTGTCGGCCAAAGGCCGGGCGTTCAAGGCCTTCGTCGGACAACACATTCTCGTGGCGCTTGCCCAATCGCCTCATCGTGCGACCCTACGGCACAATCTGCAACAGGCCAGCCTGTCGCTTTCGATCCGTTTCTTCTTTGCCTCGGCCCTGCGACGAGATACCGACGGCGGACTCAAGATCGCACAGGATGCCCTGTGTGAAGGCCTGGGGTTGAACGACAACCGGGTCATAGAAACACACCTCTACAAGTATCAGGACCGCGACAATCCTCGAATGGAAGTCCTGTTAGCCGTGGCACCGCATCGGCCCGACACATCCCTGGATTCGAGCCTCATCACGGCAGCGCCTGCGACGCATTCACCCTCTTCGTCTGCCCCTGATCAAGCCCACTAG
- a CDS encoding FtsX-like permease family protein — protein sequence MIGVALGVAATIAVQTANVAVLRSFEESVLTVAGPVTLEVSAGEAGLDERVIRAVRGVGGVESARPVLEVGVAVAGERRQAFTVLGLDLLDELNRADGRMPAVFDTREQQGEGVVMGGLLRDDALLVGEVLAKGLGVEPGARVALEANGRTVSVSILAVMGRKPGTPSPWDHWAVMDIAAAQRTFGLIGRLDRIDVVTGASVAVEQVAKAIEQVLPPAVTVRRPIQRSQQVESMVGAFQLNLSVLSMVGLLVGMFLIYNTVSFMVAQRRREVGILRAVGLSEPMVISLFLAEAGVFGVVGGLVGGALGLMLGNVLVGMVGRTIHDLYTPLAETTRGIAFAPGAGRLLCEAVGIGTVVSVLGALGPSLDAGRTVIVAALAPGEYDVAQRVRAGSLGVTGALLLLVALGCLFAGPVAGMPIFGYVATFCLLAGLSCLVPTLMQVTGRTRELGVLSPLPSLGGAVRHIAREQTTRGMGRNAVTVSAFLVGVAIMVGVMVMIRSFRDTVEIWIDQTVMADFIVAPAGWPNVARHGSSSAVLPGVWREQIAGSRVVSAVDAYRDLRIEVQGQPVALVSRDLALHAARSRYLFLEGDSARILTSAASGEGAILSEVLANRLHLTKGSRVSIATPSGERSLVVLGVFYDYATDGGKLVVDRTLYQQWWNDDGVTVFPVYIHEGVDLEQARSAIVDLFARENGGSLMPTVLSNAELRREILRIFDRTFTLTYVLEAIAIIIAMLGIINTLVTSVVERRRELATLQALGGSRGQVTALILWEAGYLGVLGTAMGLIGGLALAQILIKVINRQSFGWTIQMAWPLGLLMEVAALALLASLLAGLWPARWAARQPLVEGLRYE from the coding sequence ATGATCGGTGTGGCATTGGGAGTGGCTGCCACGATCGCCGTTCAAACGGCGAATGTGGCAGTGCTCCGTTCGTTCGAAGAATCGGTCCTGACGGTGGCCGGGCCGGTGACGCTGGAAGTCTCGGCCGGGGAAGCCGGCTTGGATGAACGTGTAATTCGTGCTGTGCGGGGGGTGGGTGGCGTCGAATCTGCCAGGCCTGTGCTCGAAGTCGGGGTTGCCGTGGCTGGCGAACGCCGGCAGGCGTTCACCGTACTGGGCCTAGACCTGTTAGACGAATTGAATCGAGCCGACGGAAGAATGCCTGCTGTATTTGACACCCGGGAGCAGCAGGGTGAAGGCGTCGTGATGGGGGGACTTCTGCGTGACGACGCATTACTGGTGGGTGAGGTGCTTGCCAAGGGTCTAGGCGTCGAGCCTGGGGCGCGGGTCGCTCTTGAGGCCAATGGTCGGACTGTATCTGTTTCGATACTGGCGGTAATGGGCAGGAAGCCCGGCACCCCGTCTCCTTGGGACCACTGGGCCGTGATGGATATTGCGGCGGCGCAGCGCACCTTCGGACTGATCGGCCGGTTGGATCGCATCGATGTAGTAACCGGGGCCTCTGTAGCTGTTGAGCAGGTAGCCAAGGCCATTGAACAGGTGCTCCCTCCCGCCGTGACGGTTCGCCGTCCGATTCAACGGAGCCAGCAGGTCGAATCGATGGTGGGCGCCTTCCAACTCAATCTGTCCGTGCTGAGCATGGTCGGCCTGCTCGTCGGGATGTTCCTGATCTACAACACGGTGTCGTTCATGGTGGCGCAGCGACGGAGGGAAGTTGGGATCCTGCGCGCTGTCGGCCTGTCTGAGCCGATGGTGATCAGTCTGTTTTTGGCAGAAGCTGGAGTATTCGGCGTAGTTGGCGGGTTGGTGGGAGGTGCGCTCGGTCTGATGCTGGGAAACGTACTTGTCGGCATGGTTGGACGGACCATTCACGACCTGTATACCCCTCTGGCCGAGACGACCAGAGGGATCGCATTCGCCCCGGGGGCGGGCCGGCTGTTGTGTGAAGCCGTCGGTATTGGAACTGTGGTATCCGTGCTGGGCGCCCTGGGACCCAGTCTGGACGCCGGGCGAACGGTCATTGTCGCGGCCTTGGCGCCAGGGGAATACGATGTTGCGCAACGTGTCCGTGCGGGTTCGCTTGGCGTGACGGGAGCGCTCCTGTTATTGGTTGCCTTGGGCTGCCTGTTCGCCGGACCGGTCGCCGGCATGCCTATCTTTGGCTATGTGGCGACATTTTGTCTGCTCGCGGGATTGTCGTGCCTCGTTCCCACGCTGATGCAGGTCACCGGGCGCACACGCGAGCTGGGTGTGTTGTCCCCGCTGCCTTCGTTAGGCGGGGCTGTTCGACACATCGCTCGTGAGCAGACCACCAGGGGAATGGGGAGAAACGCGGTGACCGTCTCGGCCTTTTTGGTCGGGGTTGCCATTATGGTTGGCGTGATGGTGATGATCAGAAGCTTCCGTGACACGGTGGAAATCTGGATTGATCAAACCGTAATGGCGGATTTTATTGTGGCCCCTGCCGGGTGGCCGAATGTCGCCCGTCATGGGTCGTCGTCGGCCGTACTCCCGGGTGTGTGGCGGGAGCAGATAGCCGGTTCACGAGTGGTGTCAGCGGTTGATGCCTATCGTGACCTGCGGATTGAGGTGCAGGGACAACCAGTCGCGTTGGTGTCGAGGGATCTGGCGTTACACGCGGCCCGAAGTCGGTATCTCTTTCTTGAGGGTGATTCCGCGCGTATTTTAACCAGTGCCGCGAGCGGAGAGGGGGCGATTCTTTCGGAGGTATTGGCGAATCGCCTGCACCTTACGAAGGGGAGTCGGGTATCCATTGCTACGCCCTCCGGGGAGCGATCGCTGGTGGTCCTCGGGGTGTTTTACGATTATGCGACGGATGGAGGGAAGCTCGTTGTGGATCGAACCCTCTATCAACAATGGTGGAACGACGACGGAGTGACGGTTTTCCCCGTCTATATTCACGAGGGGGTCGATCTGGAACAGGCACGGTCGGCCATTGTGGACCTCTTTGCACGAGAAAACGGTGGGAGCCTGATGCCGACTGTGCTCAGCAATGCGGAGTTGCGGCGGGAGATACTGCGCATCTTCGACCGCACATTCACCTTGACCTATGTCCTCGAGGCGATCGCCATCATTATTGCCATGCTGGGTATCATCAATACGCTCGTGACTTCTGTGGTGGAACGGCGTCGTGAATTGGCGACGCTGCAGGCGTTAGGCGGCAGTCGTGGGCAAGTGACGGCATTGATTTTATGGGAGGCGGGCTACCTGGGGGTGCTGGGAACGGCTATGGGCCTCATCGGAGGGCTTGCCCTCGCGCAGATTTTGATCAAAGTCATCAACCGGCAGTCGTTCGGCTGGACGATCCAGATGGCATGGCCCCTAGGTCTCTTGATGGAAGTCGCCGCCCTCGCCCTGCTCGCCTCACTCCTTGCCGGGTTATGGCCGGCCCGCTGGGCCGCCAGGCAACCGCTGGTGGAGGGGCTGCGTTACGAGTGA
- a CDS encoding dihydroorotate oxidase: MDLSITIAGVEFPSCFMNASGALCRTREELLALGRSRSGAIVTKSMTVEPRDGNPEPRYVGFPGGSINSMGLPNLGYRAYAELIPELKQFGKPVIASIAGLCEDDFLTMARVIDHARPDLIEVNLSCPNIPGKPQIAYDPFDSERLLKRVRPLITVPMGVKLPPYFDPAHHAVMAEVIGRCQVDYLNLINSVGNGLVIDPKRNAPVIKPKGGFGGLGGAMIKPVALANVRAFWKLLGGRIPIIGTGGVVQGVDAYEHMLCGATAVQVGTVLVEEGVGVFERLERELAAELQARGPRSLQEFRGKLQEL, from the coding sequence ATGGACCTGAGCATTACCATTGCTGGCGTGGAATTCCCCAGCTGTTTCATGAATGCCTCTGGAGCGCTGTGCAGGACTCGCGAGGAGTTGCTGGCGTTGGGCCGCTCGCGCTCCGGCGCCATCGTGACGAAGTCGATGACGGTGGAACCACGGGATGGGAATCCGGAACCACGCTATGTTGGATTTCCTGGCGGATCGATCAACTCCATGGGATTGCCGAACCTCGGTTACCGCGCCTATGCGGAACTCATTCCCGAGCTGAAGCAATTCGGCAAGCCGGTGATCGCGAGTATCGCCGGCCTGTGCGAGGATGACTTCCTCACCATGGCGCGCGTCATCGATCACGCGCGGCCTGACCTCATCGAGGTCAATCTGTCCTGCCCCAACATCCCCGGAAAGCCGCAAATCGCCTACGATCCGTTCGACTCCGAACGGCTCCTGAAACGTGTGCGACCGCTCATTACGGTGCCGATGGGGGTGAAACTGCCACCCTATTTCGATCCGGCGCATCATGCCGTCATGGCGGAAGTCATCGGACGTTGCCAGGTCGACTACTTGAACCTGATCAACTCCGTCGGCAATGGGCTGGTGATCGATCCCAAGCGTAATGCGCCGGTGATTAAGCCCAAGGGAGGGTTCGGTGGACTGGGCGGGGCCATGATCAAGCCTGTGGCGCTCGCCAATGTGCGAGCGTTTTGGAAACTGCTTGGCGGACGGATTCCCATTATCGGCACCGGCGGGGTGGTGCAAGGCGTCGATGCGTATGAACATATGTTGTGCGGGGCGACGGCCGTGCAGGTCGGCACCGTGCTGGTAGAGGAAGGTGTCGGCGTGTTTGAACGACTGGAGCGCGAATTGGCGGCTGAGCTCCAAGCTCGCGGGCCGCGTTCGCTTCAGGAATTTCGGGGGAAACTACAAGAATTGTGA
- the bioB gene encoding biotin synthase BioB: MTDLTRLAEKALRDEPLTHDESLAVLETPDSRLLELLQAAFTVRERYFGKTVRLQMLLNAKSGACQEDCGYCSQSSVSTAPIERYGLLPQEQMLTGARRAAAAKAQRYCIVISGRSPLDRDIAEIASAVRSIKQEVPIQICCSLGLLNEHQAKDLKAAGVDRINHNLNTSEAYHPEICTTHTFQDRLATIRHARTAGLEICSGGIVGMGERDEDLIDLALALREVKPDSIPLNMLHPASGTPMEHRTPLTPQRCLKALCLFRFLHPRTELRIAGGREHNLRSLQPLALYPADSVFVNGYLTTPGQPAAEVWRMIEDLGFEIQVDGLPLTESVSEAAEPAIAPHS, encoded by the coding sequence ATGACTGACCTGACCAGGCTGGCCGAGAAGGCCTTACGAGACGAACCGCTGACCCACGACGAATCGCTGGCCGTTTTGGAGACGCCGGATTCGCGACTGCTGGAACTGTTGCAAGCAGCCTTCACGGTCCGTGAACGCTACTTCGGCAAGACCGTTCGCCTGCAAATGCTGCTCAACGCCAAGAGCGGCGCCTGCCAGGAAGATTGTGGATATTGCTCGCAGTCGTCCGTCTCAACGGCACCGATCGAGCGCTACGGACTGCTCCCGCAGGAACAAATGCTCACTGGTGCACGACGCGCGGCGGCAGCCAAGGCTCAACGGTATTGCATCGTCATCAGCGGACGGAGCCCCCTGGATCGCGACATTGCCGAGATTGCCTCCGCCGTCCGCTCGATCAAGCAGGAAGTCCCGATTCAGATCTGCTGCTCGTTAGGATTGCTCAACGAACACCAGGCCAAAGACCTGAAAGCCGCGGGCGTCGACCGCATCAATCACAACTTGAACACCAGCGAAGCCTACCACCCTGAAATTTGCACCACACATACATTTCAGGACCGGCTGGCCACCATTCGGCACGCCAGGACTGCCGGATTGGAAATCTGTTCCGGCGGTATCGTCGGCATGGGCGAACGTGATGAGGACTTGATCGACTTGGCACTCGCCCTCCGGGAGGTCAAACCGGATTCGATTCCACTCAACATGTTGCATCCGGCCTCCGGCACACCCATGGAACACCGCACGCCCCTGACACCGCAGCGGTGCCTGAAAGCCCTCTGCCTCTTCCGTTTCCTTCACCCGCGGACCGAGCTTCGTATTGCCGGCGGACGTGAACACAACTTACGCAGCCTCCAGCCATTGGCACTCTATCCGGCCGATTCGGTCTTCGTGAACGGCTATCTGACGACCCCCGGTCAACCGGCGGCAGAAGTCTGGCGGATGATCGAAGACCTGGGATTCGAAATCCAGGTGGATGGGCTTCCATTGACTGAATCTGTGAGTGAAGCTGCGGAACCAGCCATCGCACCTCACTCGTAA
- a CDS encoding response regulator transcription factor → MAPRKRPQVKKSSKTTKAAPAAKKRKVVKMAKSAPVRAKRSDGLTPRQKEILKLVSQGNTNRDIARRLDISVRTVEVHRFNLMRRLKVRNVAQLLRQALQLGFLPKNFAFR, encoded by the coding sequence ATGGCACCACGCAAACGTCCTCAAGTAAAGAAGTCCTCGAAAACCACCAAGGCCGCGCCAGCAGCCAAGAAGCGCAAGGTCGTCAAGATGGCGAAGTCCGCACCCGTGCGGGCCAAACGATCAGACGGACTGACGCCTCGGCAAAAAGAGATTCTCAAGCTGGTGTCGCAGGGAAATACGAACCGGGACATCGCCAGACGCCTGGATATCAGCGTACGAACCGTCGAGGTGCACCGCTTCAACCTCATGCGGCGACTCAAGGTTCGTAACGTGGCTCAGCTGTTGCGCCAAGCGCTGCAGTTGGGATTCCTTCCGAAGAATTTCGCGTTCAGATAG
- a CDS encoding ABC transporter ATP-binding protein, with translation MYAPSPVLVSVNNLSKEYRPGGTVLRALDDVTLEVRSGEFCALVGPSGCGKSTLLNLIGGLDAPTSGTITLDGRPVTDASPMAWTRLRRELIGIVFQAFHLIPGLTVAENVALPVLLKGEQGPGLVDRVDEVLLAVGMEGRRSHRPGELSGGEQQRVAIARAIVHRPRLILADEPTGNLDSRQGADIITLFRTLPQRYGHSVLLVTHSESAAAAADYVWHMRDGRLVTCVRKQA, from the coding sequence ATGTACGCTCCTTCCCCGGTACTCGTCAGCGTGAACAATCTGTCCAAGGAATATCGCCCCGGCGGCACGGTCCTACGTGCATTGGACGATGTGACCCTCGAGGTACGGTCCGGAGAGTTTTGTGCCCTTGTGGGGCCGAGCGGGTGCGGGAAGAGCACGCTGCTCAACTTGATCGGAGGGTTGGATGCGCCGACGTCAGGCACCATCACCCTCGACGGTCGGCCGGTGACCGACGCAAGTCCCATGGCGTGGACTCGTCTGCGCCGGGAGTTGATCGGGATCGTGTTTCAGGCCTTTCATCTGATCCCAGGCCTGACCGTCGCGGAGAACGTGGCCTTGCCCGTCCTTCTCAAGGGCGAGCAGGGGCCGGGTCTCGTGGATCGGGTCGACGAGGTCCTGCTGGCAGTGGGTATGGAGGGACGCCGTTCGCATCGACCGGGAGAATTGTCAGGCGGAGAGCAGCAGCGTGTGGCGATCGCGCGAGCCATCGTGCATCGGCCGCGGCTGATCCTGGCGGATGAACCGACAGGCAATCTGGATTCGAGGCAGGGGGCGGATATCATCACCTTGTTTCGAACCTTGCCGCAACGGTATGGTCATTCGGTCTTGTTGGTGACGCATAGTGAAAGCGCAGCAGCGGCAGCGGATTACGTCTGGCACATGCGGGATGGCCGGCTGGTCACCTGTGTGAGGAAGCAAGCGTAG
- a CDS encoding ComF family protein — protein MPIPLHPNRLRQREFNQSLLLADRIAKALDCPVSCRNLVRLVDTEPQTTLPRSARLHNLRRAFALRAPQEVAGRRILLIDDVFTTGTTSNACASILCEAGAARVTVLALARSVEAGMVPDAWLPPPESTTRPTLRA, from the coding sequence ATGCCGATCCCCCTTCACCCCAATCGGCTTCGACAGCGGGAATTCAATCAATCGCTTCTCCTGGCCGATCGCATCGCAAAGGCACTCGACTGCCCCGTGTCCTGCCGTAACCTGGTTCGCCTTGTCGATACCGAGCCGCAAACCACACTTCCGCGCTCAGCACGCCTGCACAATCTCCGTCGGGCATTCGCCCTCCGCGCACCTCAAGAGGTAGCAGGCAGACGAATTCTCCTGATCGACGATGTGTTCACCACCGGCACCACGTCCAACGCATGCGCCAGCATTCTTTGCGAGGCTGGGGCTGCGCGTGTCACTGTCCTTGCCCTCGCCCGTTCGGTGGAGGCCGGCATGGTGCCGGATGCGTGGCTGCCGCCGCCAGAGTCAACGACCCGACCAACATTGCGAGCGTAA
- a CDS encoding DUF3391 domain-containing protein gives MHVAKLDVAWFRSPFLRHSFLIRTDEQIEKLRQAGVKQLSIDPSKGLDLQDPASPTHDHPPSQASPPVTPSTAAPAVRSLATMMQELLAAKSARAQLEQSVQSTFSRIAQTGIVDPEEASHAVHAISAVAQALNSQALFMVFSQGRDANAPISQHSLATCSFAMILAHASDYNLMTIQELATGALLHDIGLLQVPPAILQRVFDTSTRLTEQQRKTYEAHARGGAILLERRGGFTKSVEQIVAEHHAYLNGSGFPAETGGAFTSDMTRIVMITDRYDELMTGFGGASPLTPHQSLQRLYQEGKEGKYDTRLISLFVKVMGIYPVYSYVALSTGERAIVSVINTNKLHQPIVTITHDPSGEPYIVPLVIDLANQDPEAPARGIRSVLGTIPEEFERAYH, from the coding sequence ATGCATGTCGCCAAGTTGGACGTAGCCTGGTTTCGTTCGCCCTTTCTGCGCCACTCATTCTTGATTCGCACCGACGAGCAGATTGAAAAACTTCGACAGGCTGGCGTGAAGCAGCTCAGCATCGATCCGAGCAAGGGACTCGACCTGCAGGACCCGGCTTCCCCCACTCACGATCATCCTCCCAGTCAGGCATCACCGCCCGTGACGCCGTCGACCGCGGCTCCGGCCGTCCGTTCGCTTGCCACCATGATGCAGGAACTTCTGGCCGCCAAATCGGCCCGGGCCCAACTGGAACAATCCGTCCAATCCACGTTCTCTCGCATCGCACAAACCGGCATTGTCGATCCGGAGGAAGCAAGCCACGCCGTCCATGCCATCAGTGCGGTAGCGCAGGCCCTGAACTCGCAGGCGCTGTTTATGGTGTTCAGTCAAGGGCGTGATGCCAATGCGCCGATCAGCCAACATTCACTCGCCACCTGTAGCTTTGCGATGATTCTCGCGCACGCGTCGGACTACAACCTCATGACCATCCAGGAATTGGCCACCGGCGCGCTGCTACACGACATCGGGCTGTTGCAGGTTCCGCCGGCCATTCTCCAACGCGTATTCGACACGTCCACTCGCCTCACCGAACAGCAGCGAAAGACCTACGAAGCCCATGCGCGCGGAGGCGCGATTCTGCTGGAGCGACGGGGCGGCTTCACCAAGTCGGTGGAACAGATCGTCGCGGAACATCATGCCTACTTGAACGGCAGCGGATTTCCCGCCGAAACCGGTGGCGCCTTCACGTCCGACATGACGCGCATTGTGATGATCACCGATCGGTATGATGAATTGATGACGGGATTCGGCGGCGCATCGCCATTGACGCCCCATCAATCCCTTCAGCGACTCTATCAGGAAGGCAAAGAGGGCAAATACGACACGCGATTAATCTCCCTGTTCGTCAAAGTGATGGGCATCTACCCAGTCTACAGCTATGTGGCCCTCTCCACCGGGGAGCGAGCCATTGTCTCCGTCATCAACACCAACAAGCTACATCAGCCTATCGTCACAATCACGCATGACCCGTCGGGGGAGCCCTATATCGTTCCTCTCGTGATCGACCTGGCCAATCAAGATCCAGAGGCCCCCGCACGGGGAATTCGCTCCGTCCTGGGAACCATCCCTGAAGAGTTCGAACGGGCCTACCATTGA